A single bacterium DNA region contains:
- a CDS encoding ABC transporter substrate-binding protein, protein MGQQNARKTSGDRWLRDRRVTRRDLLARAGALVGAGLAGGELVGRARDALAAETPKRGGKITWGMTSDPVAMIPFGSVNGSNFEITSLVYESLLRWDRRINIQPGLAESWQIPDDKTYIFKLRKGIKFHSGKELDADDVKYSLELQKTPPPPGVTQAFYPKIASVVPVDKYTVRVNMAEPDATMLGYLGWGRYSWIIPKGLYDKADLRTHMDGTGPFKLEEYIPNDHTRLTRFKDYWRTPLPYLDEITMKVLQDEQARVAGLRSGAIDGAQLTADSAASLVGDASLQILKGFTAVFREVEFAIKGDGKPWNNVKVRQAVSAAINRQQIIEKVYGGDAVYTSKIPNGYGPWPLSQDALKLKWERYDVPKAKALMAEAGFAGGFSVTLQSIAHPTDYTQNAEVIKEQLRLININVTVQPLEIGTFARNNGRGEFEWQSTGRGMRGDPSGFFADFDPSGAIYKAWYQGGYNNQELTDLYFQGLHTPDPSKRLPIYRRLQEIVLTEWPAMPLVNPVYYFVVRKRLHGMYVGYESTERGLIEAWVD, encoded by the coding sequence ATGGGACAGCAGAACGCGCGTAAAACATCCGGGGACCGCTGGCTCCGCGACCGCCGCGTGACCCGGCGCGACCTCCTCGCCCGCGCGGGGGCGCTCGTCGGCGCCGGATTGGCCGGCGGCGAACTGGTGGGGCGCGCGCGGGACGCTCTGGCTGCCGAAACCCCCAAGCGGGGCGGCAAGATCACGTGGGGGATGACGTCGGATCCGGTGGCGATGATCCCCTTCGGCTCCGTCAACGGATCGAACTTCGAGATCACCTCGCTCGTCTACGAGTCCCTGCTGCGGTGGGACCGCCGCATCAATATTCAGCCGGGCCTGGCCGAATCGTGGCAGATTCCCGACGACAAAACCTACATCTTTAAGCTCCGCAAGGGCATCAAATTCCACAGCGGCAAGGAGCTGGACGCAGACGACGTCAAGTACTCGCTCGAACTGCAGAAGACCCCGCCGCCGCCTGGGGTGACGCAGGCCTTCTATCCGAAGATCGCGAGCGTCGTGCCCGTCGACAAGTACACGGTGCGGGTCAATATGGCCGAGCCTGATGCGACAATGTTGGGCTACCTGGGGTGGGGGCGGTACTCCTGGATCATCCCCAAGGGCCTCTACGACAAGGCGGATCTGCGGACCCATATGGACGGCACCGGGCCGTTCAAGCTGGAGGAATACATCCCCAACGATCACACGCGACTCACCCGGTTCAAGGACTACTGGCGGACGCCGTTGCCCTATCTCGACGAGATCACGATGAAGGTGCTCCAGGACGAGCAGGCCAGGGTGGCCGGGCTCCGCTCAGGGGCGATCGATGGGGCCCAGTTGACCGCCGATTCGGCAGCCTCCCTTGTCGGGGACGCGTCCCTTCAGATTCTGAAGGGGTTCACCGCCGTCTTTAGGGAGGTGGAGTTCGCCATCAAAGGCGATGGGAAGCCATGGAACAACGTCAAGGTCCGCCAGGCCGTGAGCGCGGCGATCAACCGCCAGCAGATCATCGAGAAGGTCTATGGCGGTGACGCCGTCTACACCAGTAAGATCCCGAATGGATACGGGCCGTGGCCGCTCTCCCAGGACGCCCTGAAGCTCAAGTGGGAACGGTACGACGTCCCTAAGGCCAAGGCCCTGATGGCTGAAGCGGGGTTTGCCGGCGGCTTCTCGGTGACACTGCAATCAATTGCCCACCCAACGGACTACACCCAGAACGCCGAGGTGATCAAAGAGCAACTCAGGTTGATCAACATCAATGTGACCGTGCAGCCGCTCGAGATCGGCACCTTCGCCCGGAACAACGGCCGCGGTGAGTTCGAGTGGCAGTCCACCGGCCGCGGCATGCGCGGGGATCCGAGCGGGTTCTTTGCGGATTTCGACCCAAGCGGCGCGATTTACAAGGCCTGGTATCAAGGCGGCTACAACAACCAGGAACTCACCGACCTGTACTTTCAGGGGCTCCACACGCCCGATCCGTCGAAACGGCTCCCAATCTACCGGCGCCTGCAGGAGATTGTGCTGACCGAGTGGCCCGCGATGCCGCTGGTCAATCCGGTGTACTATTTTGTCGTGCGCAAGCGGTTGCACGGCATGTACGTCGGCTACGAGAGCACGGAGCGCGGCCTGATCGAGGCATGGGTCGATTGA
- a CDS encoding mandelate racemase/muconate lactonizing enzyme family protein — MKITKVEAIPLRIPDLDWTRADGIQDDVIVRVHTDAGITGVGEADSSPAVVRALVDAPESWMRSRGLAGMLVGEDPLHTERLWDKMYNGTLWMGRGGVTIEAMSAVDIALWDIKGKALGVPVHTLLGGARRETMPVYASMLFEADLGLMRERARRHIAEGYRAVKFGWGPMGPDLATDVTLVRTAREAIGDAALLVDAGACWTVREAIRRVDAFSEYQPFWLEEALASDDLAGWARLTAAARGMRIATGEQETLATAFRDLLEIGHLDVIQPDLARAGGFTQCRRIADLAAANHALCVPHAWKSGILVAATLHFAATLAEIPFVEYTVAESPLRRDLVRTDVQVAQGVARIPQTPGLGVELNDEVVERYRTDR; from the coding sequence ATGAAGATCACGAAGGTCGAAGCGATCCCGCTGCGGATTCCCGATCTGGATTGGACCCGCGCGGACGGGATCCAGGACGACGTCATCGTGCGCGTCCATACGGATGCCGGGATCACAGGGGTGGGGGAAGCGGACTCGTCTCCTGCGGTCGTCAGGGCGCTCGTCGACGCGCCGGAGTCATGGATGCGGTCTCGCGGCCTCGCCGGCATGCTCGTCGGGGAGGACCCGCTCCACACGGAGCGGCTGTGGGACAAGATGTACAACGGTACGCTGTGGATGGGCCGCGGCGGGGTCACCATCGAGGCGATGAGCGCGGTCGACATCGCCCTCTGGGACATCAAGGGCAAGGCGCTCGGGGTTCCCGTCCACACCCTGTTGGGCGGCGCACGGCGCGAGACGATGCCCGTCTACGCCAGCATGCTCTTCGAAGCGGATTTGGGCTTGATGCGGGAGCGCGCCCGGCGCCACATCGCGGAGGGGTACCGGGCCGTCAAGTTTGGGTGGGGACCGATGGGCCCGGATCTGGCCACCGACGTTACGCTGGTGCGGACGGCCCGGGAGGCCATCGGCGATGCCGCGCTGCTCGTCGACGCCGGGGCCTGCTGGACCGTGCGAGAAGCGATCCGGCGGGTGGACGCGTTTTCCGAGTACCAGCCGTTCTGGCTCGAGGAGGCCCTGGCCAGCGACGACCTCGCCGGTTGGGCGCGGCTGACCGCCGCGGCCCGGGGGATGCGTATCGCGACGGGGGAGCAGGAAACGCTCGCGACGGCGTTCCGCGACCTGCTGGAGATCGGCCATCTCGATGTCATCCAGCCGGATCTGGCCCGCGCCGGTGGGTTCACGCAGTGCCGGCGTATCGCCGACCTCGCCGCGGCCAATCACGCCCTGTGCGTCCCGCACGCCTGGAAGTCGGGTATTCTGGTGGCCGCGACCCTGCACTTCGCCGCGACGCTGGCCGAGATTCCGTTCGTCGAGTACACGGTGGCGGAGTCGCCGCTGCGCCGTGACCTCGTTCGAACCGACGTGCAGGTGGCCCAGGGGGTCGCCAGGATCCCCCAGACACCGGGCCTCGGGGTGGAGCTCAACGACGAGGTGGTCGAGCGGTACCGAACGGACCGCTAG
- a CDS encoding ABC transporter permease produces the protein MSAQPALELPVGGRVRPTLPRLWAQLSRVRRNTIGIIGAVIILATVLVALVGPLAWRTDYASQASRRLLAPTAAQPFGTDELGRDELSRIIHGAQVSLQVGMISVVIALVTGTIIGIVAGFYGRTVDAALMRIVDIMFAFPGIVLAIVIAGLLGPSRTNAMIAIGIVYTPAFARVVRGSTLSVLSLPYVEAARSLGIRDTRIILRHLLPNITAPLIVLTTVYLSTAILTEAALSFLGLGTQPPEPSWGSMLNASRSYMERAPWLAIAPGLAIMIVVLGFNFLGDGLRDVLDPQLRDA, from the coding sequence ATGAGCGCCCAGCCGGCGCTCGAGTTGCCCGTGGGTGGGCGCGTCAGGCCTACGCTGCCGAGGCTGTGGGCGCAGCTGTCGCGCGTGCGGCGGAACACCATCGGGATCATCGGCGCGGTGATCATTCTGGCGACCGTGCTGGTCGCGCTTGTCGGGCCGCTGGCCTGGCGGACCGATTACGCGAGTCAGGCTTCCCGCCGCCTCCTGGCGCCGACGGCTGCGCAGCCGTTCGGGACGGACGAGCTCGGCCGGGACGAACTGAGCCGGATCATCCACGGCGCCCAGGTCTCGCTGCAGGTGGGGATGATCTCGGTCGTGATCGCGCTCGTCACCGGGACGATCATCGGGATCGTGGCCGGATTCTACGGCCGAACCGTCGACGCCGCGCTGATGCGGATCGTCGACATCATGTTCGCCTTTCCCGGCATTGTGCTCGCGATCGTGATCGCGGGGCTGCTCGGTCCCAGCCGGACCAATGCGATGATCGCGATTGGCATCGTCTATACTCCCGCGTTCGCGCGCGTCGTTCGGGGATCGACCCTCAGCGTCTTAAGCCTGCCCTATGTCGAAGCGGCGCGGAGCCTGGGGATCAGAGACACCCGCATCATCCTCCGGCATCTGCTCCCCAACATTACGGCGCCGCTGATCGTGTTGACGACGGTGTACCTCTCGACGGCGATTCTCACCGAGGCCGCGCTGAGCTTCCTGGGGCTGGGCACGCAGCCCCCCGAGCCGTCGTGGGGCAGCATGCTCAACGCCTCGCGTTCGTACATGGAGCGGGCGCCCTGGCTGGCCATCGCGCCGGGGCTGGCGATCATGATCGTCGTGCTCGGATTCAATTTCCTGGGAGACGGTCTGCGGGATGTCCTCGATCCCCAGCTCCGTGACGCGTAG
- a CDS encoding neutral/alkaline non-lysosomal ceramidase N-terminal domain-containing protein — MTTTAFRAGVGRSTITPPLTVPHAGWGAQTHLFADGVETDLWATVLVLTEDGEMAAIVDVDLVAVTTDDARAIRAEVARVLGVAPEKVRVTETHNHAGPPPSTWAWMKEGTAALRRYYENLPDLAASAAVTALRGLRPARVAAGAGESRVAVNRRERAPDGRMATGVNFDGIIDPEVFVLRIDGGDGRPLAAVVGYTMHPTTMGPTNRRFSADWPGHLKRTVEGITGAVCLFAQGATGNVGPGPDGFTDDPGVIRRIGGLVGSEAARVYLGLQIPPVRFRHERVWESGAPLGKWKGVPEPEPEPRVRVVTRELRLPLRPQLPLADAEAQAEAARQRLNDLVHRQAPASEVEAATFATKRAAMTQARSQAFAGRSELPVELHLLQIGPAVLAGIPAEPFAEIGLAIKSRSPFPHTWFGGYVGGWSGYIPVPEEYPRGGYEVDTSPFTPDAAGRVIEGTVTALQDLQRKETAR; from the coding sequence GTGACGACCACCGCGTTCCGCGCCGGCGTCGGCCGCTCAACGATCACGCCTCCGCTCACGGTGCCGCACGCCGGATGGGGCGCTCAGACGCACCTGTTCGCCGATGGCGTCGAGACCGACCTGTGGGCCACCGTCCTCGTGCTCACCGAGGACGGGGAGATGGCGGCGATCGTCGACGTCGATCTGGTCGCGGTGACCACGGATGACGCGCGGGCGATTCGGGCCGAGGTCGCGCGCGTCCTCGGGGTGGCTCCGGAGAAGGTTCGGGTGACCGAGACGCACAACCATGCGGGTCCGCCCCCCAGCACGTGGGCATGGATGAAGGAGGGCACCGCCGCGCTCAGACGATACTACGAGAACCTGCCGGACCTTGCCGCGAGCGCCGCTGTGACGGCGCTCCGCGGGCTCCGCCCGGCGCGCGTCGCCGCGGGCGCTGGGGAGAGCCGTGTCGCCGTGAACCGGCGTGAGCGGGCGCCCGACGGACGCATGGCGACCGGGGTCAACTTCGACGGCATTATCGACCCCGAGGTGTTCGTCCTCCGGATCGACGGCGGCGATGGACGCCCACTGGCGGCGGTCGTTGGGTACACGATGCACCCGACCACGATGGGGCCGACCAACCGGCGCTTCAGCGCCGATTGGCCCGGTCACCTCAAGCGCACGGTCGAGGGGATCACCGGAGCGGTCTGCCTGTTTGCGCAGGGCGCGACGGGAAACGTGGGCCCCGGGCCGGATGGCTTCACCGACGACCCCGGGGTGATTCGCAGGATCGGGGGGCTGGTGGGATCCGAGGCGGCCCGAGTGTACCTCGGCCTCCAGATCCCGCCGGTGCGGTTCCGTCACGAGCGCGTGTGGGAGTCGGGAGCGCCCTTGGGCAAGTGGAAGGGCGTGCCCGAACCTGAGCCCGAGCCCAGGGTGCGGGTGGTGACCCGCGAGTTACGGCTGCCGCTCCGGCCGCAGCTTCCGCTCGCCGACGCGGAGGCGCAGGCCGAGGCGGCCCGCCAGCGTCTCAACGATCTGGTGCATCGCCAAGCCCCCGCGTCGGAAGTGGAGGCGGCGACTTTCGCGACCAAGCGGGCGGCGATGACCCAAGCGCGCTCTCAAGCCTTCGCGGGTCGGTCCGAGTTGCCGGTCGAACTGCACCTGCTTCAGATCGGGCCGGCGGTGTTGGCCGGCATTCCGGCTGAACCGTTCGCCGAGATCGGGCTCGCCATCAAGTCGCGATCGCCATTCCCACACACGTGGTTCGGGGGGTACGTGGGTGGGTGGTCGGGATACATTCCCGTACCGGAGGAATACCCGCGCGGGGGATACGAGGTAGACACGTCTCCTTTCACTCCCGACGCGGCCGGCCGGGTCATCGAAGGGACGGTCACGGCCCTTCAGGATCTGCAGCGGAAGGAGACTGCTCGATGA
- a CDS encoding aspartate aminotransferase family protein translates to MQTIPNLFLDFMQMREFAKDPLVFVGGEGIRLTDTTGRRFIDGLSGVFVASLGHGNMPVIEAMTAQARQLAFAPPLHSTTLPALKLTELLLRIAPEGVGAVKLLSGGSEATESAMKLARQYHQQTGHPRKYKIVSRYASYHGGTMGALSAGGGRDRKSMYEPLGVGFIHVHPPYCYRCPFDQTYPGCGRTCVTLVERTIEAEDPETVAAVIVEPIAVSSAGFIVPPPDYLPRLREVCTRHNIVLIYDEIITGFGRLGTMFGSQYYEAPPDITCCGKGMSGGYAPLAAILIRDRVADAFYGEAEENRQFHHGHTYAGNPVACAAGVAAVTQMIERDIVGNARRQGERLRARLAELGERFRLIGDVRGAGLFQGVEFVQDRASGASFPAQVRPGKLVERAARERGLLLRCGNEFAVLAPPLIVTAQDVDEMCGILGESVAVAQETLLGGTA, encoded by the coding sequence ATGCAGACGATTCCCAATCTCTTTCTCGATTTCATGCAGATGCGGGAGTTCGCCAAGGATCCGCTTGTCTTCGTAGGAGGCGAGGGGATTCGCCTGACCGATACGACCGGCCGCCGGTTCATCGACGGGCTGTCCGGGGTCTTCGTCGCGAGCCTTGGGCACGGCAACATGCCTGTCATCGAGGCGATGACGGCGCAGGCCCGGCAGCTGGCGTTCGCCCCTCCGCTGCACAGCACGACCCTCCCGGCCCTCAAGCTGACCGAACTGCTCCTCCGGATCGCGCCCGAAGGCGTGGGGGCGGTGAAGCTGCTCAGCGGGGGGTCGGAGGCGACGGAATCGGCGATGAAGCTGGCGCGCCAGTACCATCAGCAGACCGGCCATCCGCGCAAGTACAAGATCGTCAGCCGGTACGCCTCCTATCACGGGGGCACGATGGGCGCGCTCTCCGCCGGCGGCGGGCGAGACCGTAAGTCGATGTACGAGCCGCTCGGGGTCGGCTTCATCCATGTCCACCCGCCGTACTGCTACCGGTGCCCGTTCGATCAGACCTACCCGGGGTGCGGCCGGACCTGCGTGACGCTCGTGGAGCGCACGATCGAGGCGGAGGATCCGGAGACCGTCGCCGCGGTGATCGTTGAGCCCATCGCCGTGTCCTCCGCCGGGTTCATCGTGCCGCCGCCGGATTACCTGCCGCGGTTGCGCGAGGTGTGCACGCGCCACAACATCGTCCTCATCTACGACGAGATCATCACCGGCTTCGGCCGTCTCGGCACGATGTTTGGGTCCCAGTATTATGAGGCGCCCCCTGATATCACGTGCTGCGGCAAGGGGATGAGCGGCGGCTACGCGCCGCTGGCTGCGATCCTGATCCGCGATCGCGTCGCCGACGCCTTTTACGGCGAGGCGGAGGAGAACCGGCAGTTCCACCACGGTCACACCTATGCCGGCAACCCGGTGGCGTGCGCGGCGGGCGTCGCCGCGGTCACGCAGATGATCGAGCGGGACATCGTCGGGAACGCGCGGCGGCAGGGGGAGCGGCTCCGGGCCCGTCTCGCCGAACTCGGGGAACGGTTCAGGCTGATCGGCGACGTTCGGGGCGCGGGATTGTTCCAAGGCGTCGAGTTCGTCCAGGACCGGGCGTCCGGCGCTTCGTTCCCGGCGCAGGTGCGGCCGGGCAAGCTCGTCGAGCGGGCGGCGCGCGAGCGGGGGCTGCTGCTCCGGTGCGGCAACGAGTTCGCCGTCCTGGCCCCGCCGCTCATCGTGACCGCGCAGGACGTCGATGAGATGTGCGGCATCCTGGGAGAGAGCGTCGCCGTCGCGCAGGAGACGCTGCTCGGAGGCACCGCGTGA
- a CDS encoding mandelate racemase/muconate lactonizing enzyme family protein yields the protein MRISDARTVVIGTSWRNLIMVKVTTDEGVYGVGEATTQNREEGVVGYLQGLFQRFVLGANPLRIEDLVNHMYRDEFWRGGVVAMSGLSAVEMACWDILGKVTGQPVYQLLGGTCWDRLKAYANGWYQTETRAPADFARLSKGVRRKGYTALKVDPFGPGFYELEPEEFDRSVEIVAAIRDAVGPRFEIHVEGHGRFTPATALALARALAPYRPTWFEEPVPPENMEALRRVVAGSPVPIATGERVFGHVEYGRLFQHVVPDIVQPDIAHAGGFLGLKKIAAMADAHYITVAPHNANSPFCTAATAHACAAMTNFKILEVFDDFQESWLWDVFSGVPRVVDGCLPLPSGPGIGADFNEDAAREHPYVQGFFNLFEAGWERRRFSRDQTPAAARVKRSRS from the coding sequence ATGCGGATCAGCGATGCGCGCACGGTCGTCATCGGCACCAGCTGGCGCAACCTCATCATGGTGAAAGTCACCACCGATGAGGGTGTCTACGGTGTCGGCGAGGCCACCACGCAAAACCGCGAAGAGGGCGTGGTGGGATACTTGCAGGGTCTCTTTCAGCGATTCGTCTTGGGCGCCAACCCGCTTCGCATCGAAGACCTCGTCAATCATATGTACCGCGACGAGTTCTGGCGCGGGGGCGTCGTTGCGATGAGCGGCCTGAGCGCCGTGGAGATGGCCTGCTGGGACATCTTGGGTAAGGTCACCGGCCAGCCGGTGTACCAATTGCTGGGCGGGACCTGTTGGGATCGGCTCAAGGCCTACGCCAACGGATGGTACCAGACGGAGACCCGCGCCCCGGCCGACTTCGCCCGCCTGAGCAAGGGCGTGCGGCGCAAGGGGTACACCGCGCTCAAGGTGGACCCTTTCGGCCCGGGCTTCTACGAGCTCGAGCCGGAGGAGTTCGACCGCAGCGTCGAGATCGTGGCCGCGATTCGGGACGCGGTCGGCCCGCGCTTCGAGATCCACGTGGAGGGCCATGGCCGCTTCACGCCTGCCACAGCGCTTGCGCTGGCGCGCGCGCTGGCCCCGTACCGGCCGACGTGGTTTGAAGAGCCGGTGCCCCCGGAGAACATGGAAGCGCTTCGCCGAGTCGTGGCGGGGAGCCCCGTGCCCATCGCCACGGGAGAGCGGGTCTTCGGCCACGTCGAGTACGGGCGGCTCTTTCAGCACGTTGTGCCGGATATCGTCCAACCGGATATCGCTCACGCCGGAGGCTTCCTAGGGCTGAAGAAGATCGCCGCGATGGCCGACGCCCACTACATCACGGTCGCCCCGCACAACGCGAACAGCCCGTTCTGCACGGCCGCCACCGCCCATGCCTGCGCGGCGATGACCAACTTCAAGATTCTCGAGGTGTTCGACGATTTCCAAGAGTCCTGGCTTTGGGACGTCTTCAGCGGGGTCCCGCGCGTGGTGGACGGGTGTCTCCCGCTGCCGTCCGGCCCGGGGATCGGCGCCGACTTCAATGAAGACGCCGCCAGGGAGCACCCATACGTCCAAGGCTTCTTCAATCTGTTCGAGGCCGGATGGGAGCGGCGCCGATTCTCGCGTGACCAGACGCCCGCCGCGGCCCGGGTGAAACGATCGCGGTCCTGA
- the dgoD gene encoding galactonate dehydratase, whose protein sequence is MKITAVSPVIVGAGMRNWIFTKVETDAGVVGWGECTTEWKTRAVAGCLADLAVFLVGEDPLRIEHLWQVMSRQGFFRGGIVAMSAASGVDQALWDIAGKVHGVPTYQLLGGAVRDRVRLYDHLGGGHTDAVYESFDPEEVASHARTSVEQGYTAVKAVCVPRTAPLDGPKPVKLVERLMGALRHAVGDGVDIMLDFHGRTTPAMGIQYGRAVAPYAPLFIEEPCLPENVEAMAEVARQQPCPVATGERLVTRFQFRPLLEQRACAVLQPDVGHCGGLSELKKIAAMAEPYYISVAPHNPGGPVAQAACLHFALSTPNFLIQEQMRADVHWRDDIVDQPLERDAGYMLPPTRPGLGINIDERKTTKYPMTQEPLMRYFYDDGAVADW, encoded by the coding sequence ATGAAGATCACGGCCGTGTCCCCGGTCATCGTCGGGGCCGGCATGCGCAATTGGATCTTCACGAAGGTGGAGACCGACGCGGGCGTAGTGGGGTGGGGGGAGTGTACCACCGAATGGAAAACGCGAGCGGTCGCCGGGTGCCTGGCCGACCTCGCCGTGTTTCTCGTCGGGGAGGATCCTCTCCGCATCGAGCATCTGTGGCAGGTCATGAGCCGCCAAGGCTTCTTCCGCGGCGGGATCGTGGCGATGAGCGCCGCGAGCGGCGTGGATCAGGCCTTGTGGGATATCGCCGGCAAAGTGCACGGGGTGCCTACCTACCAACTCCTCGGTGGGGCCGTGCGCGACCGGGTGCGCCTGTACGATCACCTGGGGGGCGGGCACACGGACGCCGTCTACGAGTCGTTTGACCCAGAAGAGGTCGCCTCGCATGCGCGGACGTCCGTGGAGCAGGGCTATACTGCGGTGAAAGCGGTGTGCGTTCCCCGAACCGCCCCCCTCGACGGGCCGAAGCCGGTGAAGCTCGTGGAGCGGCTGATGGGGGCGTTGCGGCACGCGGTGGGTGACGGTGTGGACATCATGCTCGACTTTCACGGCCGCACCACCCCCGCGATGGGGATCCAGTACGGTCGGGCGGTCGCCCCGTACGCGCCCCTTTTCATTGAAGAACCGTGCCTGCCCGAGAACGTGGAGGCGATGGCGGAGGTGGCGCGCCAGCAGCCGTGCCCCGTGGCCACCGGGGAGCGGCTGGTGACCCGGTTCCAATTCCGCCCCCTGCTGGAGCAGCGGGCGTGCGCCGTGCTGCAGCCTGACGTCGGGCACTGCGGGGGACTTTCGGAACTGAAGAAGATCGCTGCGATGGCGGAGCCCTACTACATTTCGGTAGCGCCGCACAACCCCGGGGGGCCGGTGGCCCAGGCCGCCTGTCTTCACTTTGCCCTGTCCACCCCTAACTTTCTCATCCAGGAACAGATGCGGGCGGACGTGCACTGGCGAGACGACATCGTCGACCAGCCCCTGGAGCGAGACGCGGGGTACATGCTCCCGCCGACCCGTCCTGGGCTCGGCATCAATATTGATGAGCGCAAGACGACGAAGTACCCAATGACCCAGGAGCCGCTGATGCGCTACTTCTACGATGACGGCGCAGTCGCCGACTGGTGA
- a CDS encoding transporter substrate-binding domain-containing protein codes for MQGKTRGMVFVFLAVLFVVATSFPVTAGVGGIGGVGSFTGGDGSFKRVLREGIVIGIANDYPFTYQDEKTKEFDGLDVKIFRMITKLLGIEKVSWQIVQFDAMIPGLISKRWDVAADNIHENPKRLAVIDFTSPAYWYGSSLAVHKGNPKSIHTAADLAGKIVGTVRGSFNHDLLGKRKDLKELKLYTTNEAEFADLVAGRIDVSMEDDIKVGLFIKNHPGVPIEFASGYSPSLEEYGYARYGIRKDDIDLNFAISRAIDELRGKRDGIPKVLEDGGLSLRNMWYWPVVTK; via the coding sequence ATGCAGGGTAAGACTCGGGGAATGGTGTTCGTGTTCCTCGCGGTGCTCTTTGTGGTCGCTACATCGTTCCCGGTCACCGCAGGGGTGGGGGGGATCGGGGGCGTCGGCTCGTTCACGGGGGGCGATGGCTCCTTCAAACGCGTCCTTCGCGAAGGCATCGTGATCGGGATCGCCAACGATTACCCGTTCACGTACCAGGATGAGAAGACCAAAGAGTTCGATGGCCTCGATGTCAAGATCTTCCGGATGATCACCAAGCTCCTCGGGATCGAGAAGGTCTCCTGGCAGATCGTTCAGTTCGACGCGATGATTCCCGGGCTGATCTCGAAGCGCTGGGACGTCGCCGCCGATAACATCCACGAGAACCCGAAGCGGCTGGCGGTGATCGATTTCACCAGCCCGGCCTACTGGTACGGCTCATCGCTCGCCGTCCACAAGGGGAATCCCAAGAGCATTCACACCGCGGCTGATCTCGCGGGCAAGATCGTGGGGACTGTCCGCGGCAGCTTCAACCACGATCTCCTCGGGAAGCGCAAGGACCTGAAAGAGCTCAAACTCTACACCACGAACGAGGCGGAGTTTGCCGATTTGGTGGCGGGGCGCATTGACGTGTCGATGGAGGACGACATCAAAGTCGGCCTGTTCATCAAGAACCATCCCGGCGTGCCGATCGAGTTCGCCAGCGGCTACTCCCCTTCGCTTGAAGAGTACGGGTATGCTCGATACGGGATCCGGAAGGACGACATCGATCTCAACTTCGCGATTTCGCGCGCGATCGACGAACTGCGCGGGAAGCGGGACGGGATCCCCAAGGTCCTGGAAGACGGAGGCCTCAGCCTCAGGAACATGTGGTACTGGCCCGTCGTGACCAAGTAG
- a CDS encoding ABC transporter permease — MARYALRRLLFLIPTLVGMSILIFAMVRLLPGDVVDAMFTGDSGATASAKQAVRKALGLADPLPVQYLKFVGGVVTGSLGQSLTSGEPVATIMTRAIPITVELAVLAAVTATVVGIPLGVVSAVRPNTSLDFAARVGGLIGLSVPNFWFATLALLATSLFLHWIPPVTWIPPWQDVFGNLQQMAIPALAISVYLMATVMRMTRASMLEVLRQDYIRTARAKGAPSRSVMFRHALRNSLIPVITVIGFQVGTLIGGATIVEVIFGLPGMGYTLVQGIFSRDYTVIQFAALFLASVFVVVNLLVDLLYGVLDPRIEQA, encoded by the coding sequence ATGGCCCGGTATGCGCTCCGCCGTCTGCTGTTCCTCATCCCGACGCTCGTCGGGATGTCGATCCTGATCTTTGCGATGGTCCGCCTGCTTCCCGGCGACGTCGTCGACGCGATGTTCACGGGAGACTCGGGCGCAACCGCCAGCGCCAAGCAGGCCGTCCGCAAGGCGCTCGGCCTGGCCGATCCGCTGCCGGTCCAGTACCTCAAATTCGTCGGCGGCGTGGTGACCGGCTCGCTGGGGCAGTCGTTGACCAGCGGAGAGCCGGTGGCGACGATCATGACCCGGGCCATCCCGATCACGGTCGAATTGGCGGTGCTGGCGGCGGTGACGGCAACAGTGGTGGGCATCCCGCTCGGGGTCGTGTCGGCGGTGAGGCCGAACACGTCGCTGGACTTCGCGGCGCGCGTCGGGGGGCTGATCGGTCTCTCGGTTCCCAACTTCTGGTTCGCGACCCTAGCACTGCTGGCAACCTCCTTGTTCCTCCACTGGATCCCGCCGGTGACCTGGATTCCGCCCTGGCAAGACGTGTTCGGGAACCTCCAGCAGATGGCGATTCCCGCCCTGGCCATCTCTGTGTACCTCATGGCCACGGTGATGCGCATGACGCGGGCCAGCATGCTCGAGGTGCTGCGGCAGGATTATATCCGTACCGCGCGTGCCAAAGGCGCGCCGTCGCGATCGGTGATGTTCCGGCACGCCCTCCGGAACTCGCTGATCCCTGTGATCACCGTGATCGGATTTCAGGTCGGTACGCTGATCGGCGGGGCCACGATCGTCGAGGTGATCTTCGGCCTCCCCGGGATGGGCTACACGTTGGTGCAGGGCATCTTCAGCCGCGATTACACGGTCATCCAGTTCGCCGCGCTCTTCCTCGCCTCCGTGTTCGTGGTCGTCAACCTGCTGGTCGACCTCCTCTACGGAGTGCTCGATCCCAGGATCGAGCAGGCATGA